The Vescimonas coprocola genome includes a window with the following:
- a CDS encoding L-cysteine desulfidase family protein produces the protein MERHDACYRQYVQILREELRPATGCTEPIAIAYAAAKARSVLGALPDRVLVEVSGNIIKNVKSVVVPHTGGLRGIPAAAAAGIVAGDAEAQLEVLSGMTEAQSAAISPFLKVVPVEVRHADTPYIFDIQVTVFHGPDSAQVRLVGHHTNVVSVRRDGQVLLEREISEGSGSLTDRSCLTVEGIVAFADCLSTEDVEEVLEQQIRCNMAIAEEGLRHDYGANIGKTLLRGHEEDLSYRMRAYAAAASDARMNGCEMPVVINSGSGNQGITSSVPVIVCARATGRSHEELLRALAVANLVTIHLKTGIGRLSAYCGAVSAGCGAAAGLAYLQGGDYDTVAHTVVNTVAMDSGIICDGAKASCAAKIAAAVDAGLLGLAMYRSGNQFFGGDGIVKKGVENTIANVGRLARLGMAQTDKQIIQLMMES, from the coding sequence ATGGAACGACACGATGCGTGCTACCGGCAGTATGTGCAGATCCTCCGGGAGGAGCTGCGCCCCGCCACCGGCTGCACCGAGCCCATCGCCATCGCTTACGCCGCCGCCAAGGCCCGCAGCGTTCTGGGCGCACTGCCGGATCGGGTGCTGGTGGAGGTCAGCGGCAACATCATCAAGAACGTCAAAAGCGTGGTAGTCCCCCATACCGGCGGGCTGCGGGGCATCCCGGCAGCTGCGGCGGCGGGCATTGTGGCCGGAGACGCCGAGGCCCAGCTGGAGGTGCTCTCCGGCATGACGGAGGCGCAGAGCGCCGCCATCTCTCCCTTCCTGAAGGTCGTGCCGGTGGAGGTGCGCCATGCCGACACGCCCTATATCTTCGACATTCAGGTGACGGTTTTTCACGGCCCGGACAGCGCTCAGGTGCGCCTTGTGGGCCACCACACCAACGTGGTATCCGTCCGGAGGGACGGTCAGGTACTGCTGGAGCGGGAGATCTCCGAGGGCTCCGGCAGTCTCACAGACCGCAGCTGCCTGACGGTGGAGGGCATCGTGGCCTTTGCCGACTGTCTTTCCACGGAGGACGTGGAGGAGGTGCTGGAGCAGCAGATCCGGTGTAACATGGCCATCGCTGAGGAGGGCCTGCGCCACGATTACGGGGCCAACATCGGCAAGACCCTGCTGCGGGGGCATGAGGAGGATCTGTCCTATCGGATGCGGGCCTACGCCGCCGCAGCCAGCGATGCCCGGATGAACGGGTGCGAGATGCCGGTGGTCATCAACTCCGGCAGCGGCAATCAGGGCATTACCTCCAGTGTGCCGGTGATCGTCTGCGCCCGTGCCACGGGCCGCAGTCATGAGGAGCTGCTGCGGGCGCTGGCGGTGGCGAATCTGGTGACCATCCACCTGAAAACCGGCATCGGGCGGCTGTCCGCCTACTGCGGAGCCGTCAGCGCCGGATGCGGCGCCGCCGCAGGGCTGGCGTATCTGCAGGGCGGGGATTACGACACCGTGGCCCACACGGTGGTCAATACCGTAGCCATGGATTCCGGCATCATCTGCGACGGGGCCAAGGCCAGCTGCGCCGCCAAGATCGCCGCCGCCGTGGACGCCGGGCTGCTGGGGCTGGCCATGTATCGCAGCGGCAACCAGTTCTTTGGCGGAGACGGCATCGTGAAAAAGGGCGTGGAGAACACCATCGCCAACGTGGGCCGGCTGGCCCGACTGGGCATGGCGCAGACGGACAAGCAGATCATTCAGCTGATGATGGAGAGCTGA